The genomic stretch ACTGCCATAAGGAACTCCCCAAAGTTTCTTCTGAAAGATCAAGTGAGATTGTACTCAGAGAATGGGATAGATTTGACAATGGAACTTCCAATTGTAGTGAAGAGGGTGATCTTCAATTAACCATGGATCACTGTCGAAGATCAAGTGAGATTGTACTCAGAGAATGGGATAGCTTTGACTCTGGATTTCCTTCCAATGATGGCAAAGAGGGTGATCATCAGAAAACAATGGATCGTTGTGGAAGATCAAGAGAGATTGTACTCAGGGAATTGGATAGCTTTGACCCTGAGTTTCCTTCCAATTATTACAAAGAGAGTGATCTTCAAAACAAAACCATTGATCCTGATCAACATTCAAGCAGTCGCATATGCAACAGTTATGACACATGGCGCGGCTATTCTTTCTGCTTACCTCTTGAAAGCTTTACATCATTGGGTGCCTTTCATTTCAAAGCTCCTGATGAAAGTGGTCCTATAGTTGGACATGGAAGAGAGGAACATTATAGAAACTCACTGGAATGGGATTTTGGATTGGAAAAAGGTAGATTTGACCATGGTACCAGGCAGGATGTGTGCCACAGGCTAGCCAATGATTGGAGACAGCAGGGGATAGTGGATAATGTGCTCGACACCAAAGGAATTTGCCCCTCCCCCTTATTTTCAAGCGGTTGTTTAATCAAACCATTGCCAAATTATGTTTCAACTGGCTGTTTAATGCGAGAGGTCCAACCAATATTCGATGATGTGAAGTATGGAATGGTAAAACCAGGGCATTTTTCTCTATCTTTTCCCAACAGTCCAAAACGCATCATATCGGGGGAGGATAAAAATGCAGATAATGATCTTCCTTACTGCAACATTCTATCGTCTTACAGAGACCCAAGATTGCCTAAGAAGGTTTGGGATTGCAGGCCTCACAGCGACAATTGGTGGAAGTACTCGTCAGCTCCAGATTTCTCCACAGAAGACCTTCCACAATGCATTCCTGCTTGGCAGTTTCCACAAAATGAGAATGATTCGTATTCCCTTTCTTTGCTCAAGGAAGCCCCTGCAGAATCATTTACCTCTTTCTCTGAAGGTGCATTCGACCACTGTCCCTTTTCCTCTACTCTTCACTCACCTCTTGATACATTCATGAACTGCCCTTTGTTGCTCAATCATGCTAGCCAAGATATCCATGATCAAGAACTATGTTGTGATGATTATAGCAATGAATTGGAATACTCTAGATATATGTAGGCTAAGAATTGTTTGTAAATGCAAACACATCTAATACTTCATATGCTTAACCATATGTTAATCAATATGATCTACTCCTATTACACAAGGTAAGCACCTCTGGGATGTCACTGAAGTTGTAGAGGGATTTTTATATAGTGAGTGAGTTAAGCCCAATATGTTTTTGAAGCAGTTTATACAAAAGCCCATTCGTCATGCTGATaattattaaaagaaaattatataatGTGTGGAATGTGTCTATTTATCATGCTACTTACTATACTATACATCCAGCTGCTCCATTGGTTTAGCATTGAATGCTGATGTCTATTATATTGTCTTATTCAGAAATAAAACGTAACGACTATAATAAATTTTGCACCGGTGAGGAAGTACTGGACCGACGTCATTGAAATAAAATCTTGGTGTTTTTCATAATTATTCCAAAGAATAAAGAATTAATGTGTGAATGGAGCAGTCCCACTTGTGATCCAACAGTTCTTGACctcaattgatttaattgttCATTTCTATTCTTTTTTAATCCTTTTACATTGTTAGTTCACAAATCCCTATTTTATCACTATTGTCCCAATATTTTCTTGAAACCTTAAAAAGGGACTCAGAGCCATGTAAAACTCGACTAAGCAACATTAATGTTAACTTGTTAAGTGATTACATATTTCAAGTTAATTGTTTTAGATTCGTTTCGAAAGCGCAACCTCAATTCAATCGATGGAAAACCGTAATCGACAAGAGTGAAATCGTCGACAAATGGTTTAGGGATGAAATTGGCGACGTGTAAAGAAGATTCAATAAAAAAAGCATAAAACAACGTCGTTTTGTGCCCAGTCAGAAATTTTGCCAAGTCACGCCTCCGGCATGCCACGTGGGATAAGTTTTTAACGGAATATGTCGTCAGGTCGGGTAGTTTGGGAAATTTGTACGTTCCgataaagttcgtgactttatgCGCTACTTTTATAGTTTGTGGGAAAAACAAAACTTACCccaaagtttgtgactttttagGCAAATTgccctaaaattaaaaatatgatcTTTCTAAGAAAGAAATTTCAACTGATTTGATTAATCACAATAGGAGTTTTtagtatagtagtagtatattaatAATGATCATGAGAGTCGTTGTCTCTAAACTATTCCAGTATTCCATGTTGACTTATGCAGGCATGCATGTATGCATTATACCTGTTTTTGGTTATGTCCATTTTCAACTTTTCACGcagtattttttatatttttcccctttttaacatatttttttattgaagaATCTCATCCATCCCCTTGTCAGcattatctatttatttattccGTTTTGGATAATATAGGGCATCACTACCTTGCCTCAACTTATTACCGATTTATTTTACATTTATGAGTtcatatttcaaataaattattttctgACTAATAATTCGAAATATTAATACATTAATAAGTTTAAGACCGCATCCTAGTTTTAGAAATTATGTgcttatttttcataaattaaacaattaaaataaaagttatgATAATTGCATTGGTTGAAActtacaattattattattattacatttgGAATCTACTGCTCTGGACAACATCAAAACGTGGAGGTTTATGGCAATTATAAAGAAATCATATTATGCAAGAAAAGTCAGGAAAACGACAGGTAAGAtgacataattatttaattttcagtcTCTTATAAAGTAGATTATTTATATGTCACAAACACGCAAACCCACTTTATTATAACATTTCGCGTGTTTTGTTTGTGATATACTTCATATAAATTATCTAAATGAAAgtgtttaattaataaagtTAACGTTCAAGACAAATACCAAAGGGGAGTGGCATTTAAGATTATCTAAAGCTGAAACATATACATAGGGCAGTACAAAAGTGGTAATTAACCTAacttatttacttatttatccattctagtagtagtactaaatataaataaaataattaatgaattgtGTACGGTCGGACAAGAATGTAAAGAGTGTTTTATTTTGGCTCAATAATTtatgatggagtaatatataaccTTGATAGTTGCAATAGTTGAGAGgcctagacgtcaccacggttcgggaaccgccggttccggttcgaaaaaaaatggaaccggaaccgaaccggccaaggatcggcggttccggttccggaaccgtgaaccgccaGTTCACGTGAACCGCAGAACCGCCTAGGTTTGGCCGGTTCCTGGCCGGTTCCGGGTCGGTtcatccggttcggcggtttttttttttttttttttgcattttaaatttgtaattcaagtaaaatatgtagatatatttgcataaataaaattagaataaagcgatgtttaaatgcaattttattgatgcaaattacaactttaaaattacaaattacaactttaaaattacaaattacaacttaaaatttacaaattacaactttaaaattacaaattacaactttaaaattgcaaactacaaacaactttaaaattacaaattacaacttaaaatttacaaattacaacttaaaatttacaaattacaacttaaaattacaaattacaacttattacttaacattacaaattacaactttaaaattacaaattacaacaattacaaatcgaaaaatttaaatacaagttacttacgacaattacaagttacaacaattacaaatcgaaaaatttaaatacaagttacaacaattacaaatcgaaaaatttaaatacaagttacaacaattacaaatcgaaaaatttaaatacaagttacaacaattacaagttacaacaattacaaatttacaacttacaaaaagacttagaagatcattaaaagatattcctcatttgataagtatcttattggtgaaaaagtgggtatctttggggcagatggtacttgaacacaaatttatatatggaatctggatgaatgaggatcagattatagtttaaaatgggaagctgggttcactggcgggagttcgtttcatcGTCGGACTCAGATGAATATACCACCCTGATGGCCTGATGAAACGAACTACCGCCagtgaacccagcttcccattttaaactataatctgatcccattcatccagattccatatataaatttgtgttccagtaccatctgccccaaagatacccatttttttcaccaataagatacttatcaaatggagaatagagaaattgagattgagagagaaattcttattaacacagttacacaagaatggggtgagtagaaatgaagaggattggggggtatttatagggaaaaattgtgattttaaaaaaaatttgaaaaacagggcggaaaccgccggtttaccgccggaaccgccggttttcggcggaaaccggcggtttaggcgtccgtttgaattttcaaaatttggaaaaaacggcgggaaccgccggttttgccggtggaaaccggcggtttccgcccaTGGTTTCGGTCAAATCCGGCGGTCGCGggcccggtttctgaaaaggctaggagtaggcctgaaattgtgccgggaaccgccgaaccggcggttccggcaaaaccggcggttccgaaccgccggttacggttagCGAAAaattggaaccggaaccggcccggccgAACCAGCGGTTCcggtgccggttcgaaccgccgccgacggttccggttttggttcggaaccgccggtgacggttccgggccggttcgtccggttcggttcggattgGGGACCTCTAGAGAGGCCTATGATAGAGTAAGACTAATTCAAATCTTGATTGTTTGCGGTTGTAAATAATGCAAAATCATAAAGGGTGGGGATTCGTTTTCCAATTTCTAAACGAGGACGAATCTTTAAGCAAAGAAAATGAGGCCAAAATCCCTCATTATACGCCAAAGTCATTCAATTGTTTGTTTAACTTGCAATTAAGAAAGCCcatcattattttattattgggGGGAAAACATTATTTGTGGAACCACTCTTTGTAATTTTGTAgctatactactactactataattgaATGGGAAATCCCCTGCACCTAATCCTATTGTATAGTTTGGCACATTGCTCCAGCTGGTGAAATCGGTACATAAATTGACAAAAAGGCTTTTAATAATGGAATTGTCACATCCACAGTTTTGTTTGCAATCTAATTTCAGCTCTAATTCTCATATTCTACTTGCTTAATAATGACAATTGCGCTGCCTTAAATTATGAACTCGAGCTAATTTAGGAATTAAATGAATTGTAGGATAGTGCATATAAAAAGTCAGATGTTATGTTTTGATTTTCTTTAGTTATTGGTACTTTTTCTCTACTGGAGGAAAAGTGCATATCTTTTAAGCGAGAGTGCCGATTTTGACTTGACTTTTAAATTTTGAGTTATTTTTTCGgcattaattttatatttgaaatttgaaagtgTAATACAAACTTATAGAATAATTATAATTGTTGATTTAATTTGAAATAATCCTTTTCTATTGGCTTTTATTTCACATGTTGTTGGCACAATCGAATGAATGCTATAATTAAACTAATAGGAGTATAAAAGTTACTTATTAAATTAACAATAACTCTCTAATCTCTatactattataatattattttcctTAAAGCATTTTCGATTGCTATAATTAAACTAATAGGAGTATAAAAGTTACTTATTAAATTAACAATAACTCTCTAATCTCTATACtattagaccatccactacgctgtctctataccgtcccttaaaccgtcccttaactactatttgaccactatttgagggccccactgtccttttttcctccatcccttaactaagagacggaacctgcaacgctccgtcccttaaccgtcccttattccgtcctttaattactattcattcaatttcattttttatttttttttcccaactcaattcaatttaaacaaacacaattcattaaaattaaaacaacattacaacataaaataaaaatacaacttaaaatttttaaaaaagcataattaaaatctgtaaaaaataaaaatgacataatttaaaatacaattttatatggacatccttgaatgttttatgtttcactttcgatgtgggacaaaatcattcttggatgtctctataaaagagaaacaaccaagaatgattttgtcccacatcgaagtgaaacataaaacattcaaggatgtctctataaaagaagaacaaccaagaatgattttatcccacatcgaaagtgaaacataaagcattcaaggttgtctctataaaagagaagcaaccaagagtgactttgtcccacatcgaaagtggaacataaaacattcaagattgtctctataaaagagaagcaaccaagaatgactttgtcccacatcgaaagtggaacataaaacattcaaggttgtctctataaaagagaagcaaccaagaatgagtttcataaattcgcaagcccatcaaatatatgtgggctattacgaatttcttgtatttaattatttgtaaaaattgtttttaaatataaaaacaatttttataaataaaaagtattttttttaaattcgatttttttaaaaaaaattgatttattgcgtcatccgtgacgacgcccactcgcggaccagcgagtgggcgtcacgcatgcatcgggggcgcgccacgtcgcccgggcgcgtgacgggccggcgcgtcccttgtctcgcggatacgggctacgggacgggctggggacgggctacgggacgggacgaacgttgcaacgcgtcccgcggcggaaccgtccctccgggacggaacgcgagccgcgcgcgggacgcgtagtggatgctcttataatattattttcctTAAAGCATTTTCTTTGCCCCAATCAAATTGTACCTACTATATCTCTTTGAAAACGAAACAATAAGAAAGAAAGTGGCCGAAAAagcattagagcatctccaatagcactggacgtcaaatagccatcaaatagccttcacactgccacatcatcagcactacagttctcctgccacatcagcttgccacatcaactggacatcaaatagccctcacatagccttcacactacctatccacatcactaataacaattatataatttaatttacactcgtatcaacatacggaatttaatttacgagacaaatacgggaaattcgaataatactattaaaatttagaaagtacattaattttaaaaaaaagtacaataattttaaaaaagtacaaaaattaaaaagtacaattaaaaaagtacaatatttctatatggaaacataaaacaatcaaggatgtctctataaaagagagacaacctagaatgatttttgtctcacatcgaatgtgaaacataaaacattcaaagatgtctctataaaagagagacaacctagaatgatttttgtcccacatcgaatgtgaaacataaaacattcaaggatgtctctataaaagagagacaacctagaatgatttttgtcccacatcgaatgtgaaacataaaacattcaagaatgtctctataaaagagagactacctagagtggtttttgtcccacatcgaatgtggaacataaaacattcaagtatgtctctataaaagagagactacctagagtggtttttgtcccacatcgaatgtggaacataaaacattcaaggatgtctctataaaagagagacaacctagaatggtttcataattcgcaagcccattaaatatatatgggctattacgaatttcttgtataaatttatttgtaaaaattgtttttaaatattaaaaacaattttcataaataaatagtattttttaaaaaaaatttaaattcgaatttttaaaattcgaattaaaaaaaaaaattaatccgacgccggtttggcaccgatccgggacgcacaatggcgcccgtgaggatcggcgtcggaaccggcgtcagcgcgggaatcggcctggcgacgccgattttgacgccgatttcgccgacgctggttccaatggttcggcgtcaaaccggcgttgGCGAAAAATCGGCatcgcggtggtgacgccggttattggagatgctcttatagaaGTCGGAATAGAATCATGGATTGAggtatatatagtagtactactactacgtATTCTTTAATAGAgaaattacacacaaaatagTTCAAATCtgcttgtattttattttattttattttaaatggaCAATTGAATACACGGTTTCCAtcattatactattattattagtagtagtattattttgcaATTGAAATTCAGGTCCCATTAAGGATGATTGGGAAATTAGGGCATTGTCTAAAAAAGATCAAATTTGATTTTGAACGTCCATGAATCTTGTCGATGAAAATATTGTAAAGCTAAGAACATCCAAAAAGTTCAATTTCGTTTTTCTTATAAGCAAAAAAAACTAAGAAAAGTTGATTATGGTACCAAATATTTCAAAACTAGCATTAATAATttaggtcatgtttggttgtcatGATTCTGTCTGAGAAAGTAAtatgattccttaaattttaaattcttgtgtttgtttgagtttttaatcaaattgggaaagtaatcagaatcccgagaacaaggaaagttagtacaacttttcaGGATTATGAATCCTAagttttcttaggtattctttttctcagtttaggattcttacatatttaatgcaatatattatatattgttattattaacaatattttaaaaaataatttaaaattataaatcatattaatttcagtataataaataactataattaaaattatcgtaATTGTAACTatgttattataatatttatatacgGTATAATTTTagtatcataataataattaataattatataataattatattaataatttattaaataattaaaatataattatataatataaattatataataataaatactaattattattttataaattaataattaatcatcaaaatcgtagtgaaattttaaattataaaatttatttaattataatattcgtagatatgataataataataataataatatttattattataatgctctatgtaactataattataattttattattatatattgctATGGATGATCtgtatttaaactatccatcgtattaataaatataataatataattattatcatttgtaattaataatttattaaaattttattattattcttctttataaataaaataataataagtatatttttagttggtgtttaaatcaaatacataaaatttaaaatcttgatattttccaaacacatgaaagtaaagttattgaGAATCATATTTCTAGGATTCATTTTCTcagaaattatttttcttgccaatattactttcccgccaaccaaacatggccttaggGTATTTTAGATAAGTGCTATCAGCATATAAATTCAATGTTTTTTCTCAACTTCTGAGTTTGCATATCACATTTAAAATCCATCtataaattatgtaattattaattagttcTAATTTTGCAACTAAGAAGGTTTTAGTGCTGATATTGTTTAAGTGACTTGCTTATGTGATATTATTGGATATCATCCAGATAATGTTACATTGTAAACATTAAAACTATATcatattatagtagtattaaattattataatagGATGATTTTGTTGTCTAACATATGATAGTCATTTAATTTGGTTTACTTTCAATAACATCGTGTAAACAAGTAATTAATTTATATCAAAAACCGTAAAAGTGCAAAATCATAGCAAATGAATAAATAGTTGTATCATTAACCATATATTCTTGGTATTTAGTCTCttttattaatgaaaaataattgtGACGAACAAAATAAACTTAATAACTCTTGAAGGTAAAATACCAGGCACAATAGGGAACTTGAAACCGACTAGGTTGCTTGCATATTACAACTAGAACCTATTAATTCTTATTTCTTCAAAAATAGTTGAGATCATTTTTAAGCAATCAATTAATTAGaagtaagaaataaaaatcatgATCATAAATATATAGACCACTGACATACTACAACCTAGATAAGGATTTGATCTCCATTGTGATGAAAAAGATAATCTTacaaagtagtagtactacctTACAAATGAGTAGACTCGTTTCATCAATTAAATTACTTTagctttttaaattttaaaccaCCTACTCCTTGTTTACAAATCACTTTTATCTTAACCTAATAGTACTAACATTTTAATGACTTTGATACTTAAATAGTTGCGATTTTATTGCGAAACAAACACGATGCGTTAATGGGTAAAAATGCCCATTTTATTCAGTTAAAGTGAATTTTCTCATTTCTTTTAAATCTATAGTACATGGATGAGTTGTAATTAAATAACAACTATGCCTTATTTGATACCTACCACAAATGGGTCATGATAatctacaaaccctctataatacaaactatataaattttaggcgttgacattgttgACATCCCCCCAGTGACataatttgtattaggcgttgacattgacattcctcacagtgacagaatttgtattaggcgttgacattccccccagtaatagaatttgtattaggcgttgacattgacatatgGATCCCATTGCTAACCATTGATTACTTACAAGGAGTgtgtatgattaaagtttgtagtttgtattatagataggggtttgtatttgatcacacctctatccCAAATTATATATCAATGGATTCACAGATCCAATTGTATGTTATAGTGTCACGTGTTaattcaaaaatatcattttaatattaaaggatattaatttaattttttttaatgtatggTGATTTTTATGATTCTCGTTATATAATATTAACCCAATAACATAAGTATATCAACAAATTTAAATTGATGTTGTACATGTATTAacttttatgatttaaatgctCTTATTTAGACTGACATTGCACATGTATTATATTTGACAATTTATGATTTATATGTTGACATTGGTCTGATTACCTAAATATATGAACGTTCaaataaatacaattaaatTATATCATCCAAACATATGCAATTAAAATATATCGTTAGGATTCTTATCAAATTACCCTTTGTTTGATATAtgttttgtaaaaaataatttaaatcgaaagagttttataaattcaaagttttgagattattttaaaaagagataatataatttgttataattaataaaattcagTTTCCAATAATATttctattgacattttttacGCACCGAATTGACATCACTTGAAATTTAATCTTGACTGCTTATTTTGAAATCCGACTGACTATATTGGTGGTAGTTATAATACTAAGGAATAATTATCATCCTAATAAAACCTTACATGGATACATCATATATGTGCCCCCCATATTTATGTGAATGGAATATATCATCCTTGGATATTGACTTATTTTCTTAGTTTTTTGTGTAATAAATGTGTATGTAAAAAGATGTGAGAATTATATCATCCTTAGATGTTGACTTATACTATCTTTTAGTTGTTTGTGTAATAAATGTGTATGTAAAAAGATGTGATAATAGCATAATTATTGTACTGCAATGCGTAAGTAAAATGCCCATTCAATATTCAGTGTGAATttacttaaaaataaatattaaaaacatgCTTACATGCTTAATGAACATAAAATAAATACAATTGTAAGAGGAAAATGTATAAAGTTTAATTcctgaaataaaataaaatttgaaaccTAACTTTGAAGGTAGTCACCCACAATCGAATTTTATTACCATAGATGAGATAGGCGCATAGACATGCACcttagtaattttttatttttattttagttactGTGAATTAATTTTGTATATGAGTCTATGAATTGAAGACATTCGTGATTGTGGTCACTATCTCTACATTAAGCAATGTATAATGGCCATGATTTTGGATAATAAATTGTGTATAAAATTGATGTGCAAATAGGAAACGACAGTATTAGTAATGAAAGGGCTGATTGAGGGGAAGGAGAGTGAGAGCATTAGTAATGGAAGGGCCGATTGAGAAGTATTGAGATTGGCCCCCATCAGCCCTCCATGGTAGAGAATGAGTCGACCAAAGCCCCACCCCATATG from Salvia splendens isolate huo1 chromosome 4, SspV2, whole genome shotgun sequence encodes the following:
- the LOC121800451 gene encoding uncharacterized protein LOC121800451 isoform X2, with product MRRRFKPKTGFPLTKTTGDIARNRRFQKPSEISKAKRVRFDDAETDASSGGHEAAQSPKCGGPKTSEYAYFRKVKEGAVNGHFHALHKENERLKSYKICDLPRVTNKESEELDPDIKDHNLSISGESAGPSGHKPFVSSPVSRYCESNEIKKLTQKTKQRSSLLTETATPVKQFLISSRLNQATEKSEDECNEKGIFYEKRKKLRQWVAHATSSEVGKLHGKRSDLVSSLLSRLIPKGNENSVSSKENADITSESLTIYEPDNMVKGLPLSHKSDCHKELPKVSSERSSEIVLREWDRFDNGTSNCSEEGDLQLTMDHCRRSSEIVLREWDSFDSGFPSNDGKEGDHQKTMDRCGRSREIVLRELDSFDPEFPSNYYKESDLQNKTIDPDQHSSSRICNSYDTWRGYSFCLPLESFTSLGAFHFKAPDESGPIVGHGREEHYRNSLEWDFGLEKGRFDHGTRQDVCHRLANDWRQQGIVDNVLDTKGICPSPLFSSGCLIKPLPNYVSTGCLMREVQPIFDDVKYGMVKPGHFSLSFPNSPKRIISGEDKNADNDLPYCNILSSYRDPRLPKKVWDCRPHSDNWWKYSSAPDFSTEDLPQCIPAWQFPQNENDSYSLSLLKEAPAESFTSFSEGAFDHCPFSSTLHSPLDTFMNCPLLLNHASQDIHDQELCCDDYSNELEYSRYM
- the LOC121800451 gene encoding uncharacterized protein LOC121800451 isoform X1, yielding MRRRFKPKTGFPLTKTTGDIARNRRFQKPSEISKAKRVRFDDAETDASSGGHEAAQSPKCGGPKTSEYAYFRKVKEGAVNGHFHALHKENERLKSYKICDLPRVTNKESEELDPDIKDHNLSISGESAGPSGHKPFVSSPVSRYCESNEIKSKELTQKTKQRSSLLTETATPVKQFLISSRLNQATEKSEDECNEKGIFYEKRKKLRQWVAHATSSEVGKLHGKRSDLVSSLLSRLIPKGNENSVSSKENADITSESLTIYEPDNMVKGLPLSHKSDCHKELPKVSSERSSEIVLREWDRFDNGTSNCSEEGDLQLTMDHCRRSSEIVLREWDSFDSGFPSNDGKEGDHQKTMDRCGRSREIVLRELDSFDPEFPSNYYKESDLQNKTIDPDQHSSSRICNSYDTWRGYSFCLPLESFTSLGAFHFKAPDESGPIVGHGREEHYRNSLEWDFGLEKGRFDHGTRQDVCHRLANDWRQQGIVDNVLDTKGICPSPLFSSGCLIKPLPNYVSTGCLMREVQPIFDDVKYGMVKPGHFSLSFPNSPKRIISGEDKNADNDLPYCNILSSYRDPRLPKKVWDCRPHSDNWWKYSSAPDFSTEDLPQCIPAWQFPQNENDSYSLSLLKEAPAESFTSFSEGAFDHCPFSSTLHSPLDTFMNCPLLLNHASQDIHDQELCCDDYSNELEYSRYM
- the LOC121800451 gene encoding uncharacterized protein LOC121800451 isoform X3, encoding MRRRFKPKTGFPLTKTTGDIARNRRFQKPSEISKAKRVRFDDAETDASSGGHEAAQSPKLTNKESEELDPDIKDHNLSISGESAGPSGHKPFVSSPVSRYCESNEIKSKELTQKTKQRSSLLTETATPVKQFLISSRLNQATEKSEDECNEKGIFYEKRKKLRQWVAHATSSEVGKLHGKRSDLVSSLLSRLIPKGNENSVSSKENADITSESLTIYEPDNMVKGLPLSHKSDCHKELPKVSSERSSEIVLREWDRFDNGTSNCSEEGDLQLTMDHCRRSSEIVLREWDSFDSGFPSNDGKEGDHQKTMDRCGRSREIVLRELDSFDPEFPSNYYKESDLQNKTIDPDQHSSSRICNSYDTWRGYSFCLPLESFTSLGAFHFKAPDESGPIVGHGREEHYRNSLEWDFGLEKGRFDHGTRQDVCHRLANDWRQQGIVDNVLDTKGICPSPLFSSGCLIKPLPNYVSTGCLMREVQPIFDDVKYGMVKPGHFSLSFPNSPKRIISGEDKNADNDLPYCNILSSYRDPRLPKKVWDCRPHSDNWWKYSSAPDFSTEDLPQCIPAWQFPQNENDSYSLSLLKEAPAESFTSFSEGAFDHCPFSSTLHSPLDTFMNCPLLLNHASQDIHDQELCCDDYSNELEYSRYM